Proteins encoded in a region of the Marinococcus sp. PL1-022 genome:
- a CDS encoding PTS sugar transporter subunit IIC, translating into MNNFANWMDQKLSGPMARLAEQRHLQAIRDGVISALPFIIIGSFFLIVASPPLPQNWGITEWASNNAADILIPYRLTMFIMSLYVAFGIGYNLSRSYGIDALSGAQIAVAALLLTITPQVINETEYVLPMEPLGPAGLFVSMLCSIFAVEVMRLCKEKNVTIKMPPQVPTSVSRSFEALIPVAIVIVGISIVTILIGLDIHHLVEQAVAPIVAVGDSFVGVIIPVFLITFFWSFGIHGVSIVGTVARPFWEVYLVENSAAVADGRNSLPHVAPETFFQWFIWIGGAGSTLGLIIVMLLFAKSKYSKTLGRTTAVPGLFNINEPIIFGAPIVLNPILIIPFVSIPLILATLSYIATVLGLVSETYVMPPWTLPAPIGAYLATGGDWRAIVLVFVNIFLSCVIYYPFFKIYDNQLLKQEQNEENEEMDNEKKQKERTS; encoded by the coding sequence ATGAATAATTTTGCAAACTGGATGGATCAAAAGTTATCTGGACCTATGGCAAGATTGGCCGAACAGCGACACTTGCAGGCAATCAGAGATGGTGTTATTTCAGCGCTTCCTTTTATTATAATCGGTTCCTTTTTTCTAATTGTAGCTTCACCTCCGTTACCTCAAAATTGGGGAATTACAGAATGGGCAAGTAACAATGCAGCAGATATATTAATCCCTTATCGGCTCACGATGTTTATAATGTCCCTCTACGTAGCTTTTGGTATAGGATATAACCTGTCCAGAAGCTACGGGATAGATGCGTTGTCTGGTGCACAAATTGCTGTAGCAGCGTTATTACTTACTATCACGCCGCAAGTTATAAATGAAACCGAATATGTACTGCCAATGGAGCCGCTAGGCCCAGCTGGTTTATTCGTCTCTATGCTTTGTTCTATTTTCGCGGTGGAAGTTATGCGTTTATGCAAAGAAAAAAATGTAACAATTAAAATGCCACCACAGGTACCAACCTCTGTTTCACGTTCATTTGAAGCTTTAATCCCTGTAGCAATTGTTATTGTGGGCATTTCGATAGTAACTATATTAATTGGATTGGATATTCATCATCTAGTAGAACAAGCCGTAGCTCCAATTGTTGCTGTAGGTGACAGCTTTGTCGGGGTAATTATTCCAGTATTTTTGATAACATTTTTTTGGTCTTTTGGGATTCACGGGGTCTCTATCGTTGGTACTGTTGCCCGTCCGTTTTGGGAAGTGTATTTGGTGGAAAACTCAGCTGCAGTGGCAGATGGCCGGAACAGCCTGCCTCACGTAGCTCCTGAAACGTTTTTCCAATGGTTTATCTGGATTGGGGGCGCGGGTTCTACGCTGGGACTCATAATTGTCATGCTCCTGTTTGCAAAATCAAAATATTCGAAAACACTTGGACGTACTACAGCAGTGCCAGGATTGTTTAACATTAATGAGCCAATTATTTTTGGCGCCCCTATCGTGCTGAATCCTATTCTCATCATTCCATTTGTTTCTATTCCGCTTATTTTGGCTACTCTTTCTTATATTGCTACAGTACTCGGATTGGTTTCGGAAACATATGTAATGCCTCCATGGACGCTGCCGGCACCTATTGGAGCGTACTTGGCAACTGGAGGAGACTGGCGGGCAATTGTACTAGTATTTGTGAACATCTTTTTGTCCTGCGTAATTTATTATCCATTTTTCAAGATTTACGACAATCAGTTGTTAAAGCAGGAACAAAATGAAGAAAATGAAGAAATGGATAACGAAAAAAAGCAAAAAGAAAGAACATCATAA
- a CDS encoding DUF6007 family protein: protein MRDKEQETLEHTFAQINTYDLIFLLPMAWLFSYLPVHGLWSIVVNLFIIIFVGIGLFYVTHTLVEAKKRRRR from the coding sequence ATGAGAGATAAGGAACAGGAAACTCTTGAACACACTTTTGCTCAAATTAATACATATGATCTTATCTTTTTGCTCCCAATGGCCTGGCTATTTTCATACCTCCCCGTGCATGGTTTATGGAGTATTGTAGTAAATCTATTCATTATTATCTTTGTTGGTATTGGATTATTTTACGTTACTCATACGCTTGTAGAAGCAAAAAAGCGTAGAAGAAGATAA
- a CDS encoding MurR/RpiR family transcriptional regulator yields MAQISGGLSMLKVIESRLPLSEKKIAQYIQNHPDAAVTMTAQELGESSNSSSAAVVRLCKSMKLSSFQDLKMRIAGDLQQNDSFEYRDIQVNEPVVNIIDQMTYNTVSMISETKDYIQKEKIETALEWLESSSKIIIYGIGASGIIAYDCQQKFLRVGLNSYYFEDPHLTLTTLAHCGPDDLAIFISFSGETKETINILKQAKKLKVRTLGITKYGKSPMSDLVDCAIYSSPKKEAISRSAATSTRIAQLHIIDILFMSYVSKNFQETIDSIDKSKKLVENDND; encoded by the coding sequence ATGGCACAAATATCAGGTGGATTATCAATGCTTAAGGTTATTGAGAGTAGACTGCCGCTTTCTGAGAAAAAAATTGCTCAATATATTCAAAACCATCCTGACGCAGCTGTAACAATGACAGCACAGGAATTAGGTGAAAGCAGTAATTCCAGCTCAGCAGCTGTGGTACGTTTATGTAAATCAATGAAATTATCCAGTTTTCAAGATTTGAAAATGAGAATAGCTGGTGATCTTCAGCAAAATGATTCATTTGAGTATAGAGATATACAAGTAAATGAGCCTGTTGTTAATATCATTGATCAAATGACATATAATACAGTTAGTATGATCAGCGAAACTAAAGATTACATTCAAAAAGAAAAAATAGAAACAGCATTGGAATGGCTAGAGAGCAGCTCCAAAATAATTATTTACGGGATCGGCGCTTCAGGCATAATCGCGTATGATTGTCAGCAAAAATTTCTTCGTGTTGGGTTAAACAGTTATTATTTTGAAGACCCTCATTTAACTCTAACTACATTAGCTCACTGTGGTCCAGACGACTTAGCTATTTTTATATCTTTTTCGGGGGAAACGAAGGAAACGATAAATATTTTAAAACAGGCGAAAAAGTTAAAAGTACGCACGTTAGGCATTACTAAATACGGAAAGAGTCCAATGTCAGATCTGGTGGACTGTGCGATATATTCTTCGCCTAAAAAGGAAGCTATCAGTCGCAGCGCCGCAACTTCAACAAGAATAGCCCAGCTTCATATTATTGATATTTTATTTATGAGCTATGTCTCTAAAAACTTTCAAGAAACCATAGACAGTATAGATAAATCTAAAAAATTAGTGGAAAATGATAATGATTAG
- a CDS encoding DUF871 domain-containing protein — MKRLGISIYPNHASYEDNINYICQAHEYGFSKIFMCLLSVEGSKSAILSDFKKTITEAKHLGFEIIVDVSPKTFTALDIDYNDLSFFNDLGADGLRLDLGFTGLEEAKMTHNKFDLKIEINMSNATHYIDNILSYQPNRENLIGSHNFYPQRYTGLSYDFFEECSLKFLKYGLHTSAFITSPESSFGPWPIMEGMPTLEEHRNLSLKTQAKHFFATQLINDVIISNCFASNEEMSILSNLSKSMIIFKIHLSDDVTELEKTILFQEPHFYRGDVSDYVIRSTQSRVKYKEYSFPSHDCNNIQRGDIVIGNDNYGQYKGELQIALKEMQNDGNKNIIARIDDEENILMNYLKPWEMFAFE; from the coding sequence ATTAAAAGGCTAGGCATTTCTATTTACCCAAATCACGCTTCTTATGAAGACAATATTAATTACATCTGCCAGGCTCATGAGTACGGTTTTTCGAAAATATTTATGTGCCTTCTCTCCGTTGAAGGCTCAAAATCTGCTATTTTAAGCGATTTCAAAAAGACGATAACGGAAGCAAAACATTTAGGCTTTGAAATTATAGTGGATGTCAGCCCAAAAACTTTTACCGCATTGGATATCGATTACAATGATTTGTCTTTTTTTAACGATTTAGGCGCTGATGGCCTCCGATTAGATCTCGGTTTTACTGGACTTGAAGAAGCAAAGATGACTCATAATAAATTCGACTTAAAAATCGAAATTAATATGAGCAACGCCACCCACTACATCGATAATATTCTTTCATATCAACCCAACCGTGAAAATCTAATTGGCAGCCACAACTTTTACCCACAGCGCTACACAGGTTTATCCTATGACTTCTTTGAAGAATGCAGCCTGAAGTTCCTTAAGTACGGTCTCCATACCAGTGCATTCATTACCTCTCCTGAAAGTTCTTTCGGTCCCTGGCCTATTATGGAAGGCATGCCTACTCTGGAGGAACACCGAAATCTTTCATTAAAAACGCAGGCAAAACACTTCTTTGCGACTCAATTAATCAATGACGTTATTATTAGCAACTGTTTTGCCTCAAATGAAGAGATGAGCATTCTTTCAAATTTATCTAAAAGCATGATCATTTTTAAGATTCATTTGTCCGACGACGTTACTGAGTTGGAAAAAACAATCCTTTTTCAAGAACCCCACTTTTATCGCGGGGATGTTTCTGACTATGTTATCCGGTCTACACAAAGCCGTGTAAAGTACAAAGAATATTCTTTTCCGTCTCATGACTGCAACAATATTCAACGCGGAGACATTGTCATAGGTAATGATAATTACGGTCAATACAAAGGAGAACTTCAAATCGCTCTAAAAGAAATGCAGAACGATGGTAATAAGAACATCATTGCCCGAATTGATGATGAAGAAAATATTTTAATGAACTATTTGAAGCCGTGGGAGATGTTCGCCTTTGAATAA
- a CDS encoding M23 family metallopeptidase: MTSTFPDHPIPPEEFGNSFLRGEFVHIYEQTTNDFKQLAASDEFQEMAADFNEGVTAYNLLFSYQIEEHLVQYVWNDDSNERALEVYMDHQHLIHGLAMQPVAIDPVGEKEESRQQYRWPVQPGIGWAIVWGGNHPLANAHHPLSNQRYAYDLVIQTEGKTYEKSLTYNEHYAAYGQLIYAPAEGTIAEVVDGIPDNEPGVMNEEKLAGNVVVIYHAPEEYSVLAHLQPGSILVRKGERVSMGKVIGKCGNSGNSSEPHLHMQLSNRADFIHGKSISMKFANGCHPIRGDKINE, from the coding sequence ATGACATCTACATTCCCGGATCATCCAATACCGCCCGAGGAATTTGGAAATTCATTTCTGCGTGGCGAGTTTGTTCACATTTATGAACAAACCACGAATGATTTTAAGCAGCTCGCTGCGAGCGATGAATTTCAGGAAATGGCCGCTGACTTCAATGAAGGTGTAACAGCATATAATCTTCTGTTTTCATATCAAATAGAAGAACATTTAGTTCAGTACGTTTGGAACGACGACAGTAATGAACGGGCGCTTGAGGTATATATGGACCATCAACACCTCATTCATGGCCTAGCTATGCAACCCGTAGCTATTGATCCGGTTGGCGAAAAAGAGGAGTCCAGGCAACAGTATCGCTGGCCGGTACAGCCGGGGATTGGATGGGCAATCGTCTGGGGTGGAAATCATCCTCTGGCCAACGCGCATCACCCCTTATCCAACCAACGCTATGCGTATGATCTGGTGATTCAAACAGAGGGAAAAACCTATGAAAAATCGCTGACATATAACGAACATTATGCAGCCTACGGGCAACTAATTTATGCACCGGCAGAGGGTACTATAGCTGAAGTAGTGGATGGGATTCCGGACAACGAGCCGGGAGTAATGAATGAAGAGAAACTGGCCGGTAATGTGGTGGTTATTTATCATGCTCCTGAGGAGTACAGCGTTCTGGCTCATCTGCAGCCTGGTTCGATTCTGGTGCGGAAGGGCGAGCGTGTCTCGATGGGAAAGGTTATAGGAAAATGCGGTAATTCAGGCAATTCCTCAGAGCCACATCTGCACATGCAGCTTTCGAACCGGGCGGATTTTATTCATGGAAAATCCATCAGTATGAAATTTGCCAACGGCTGCCATCCTATCCGCGGCGATAAGATCAATGAATGA
- a CDS encoding PTS sugar transporter subunit IIB, with protein MNVLFICSGGMSSAIAVDALKKEAEKNGQELHVKAIGSSEVEDEIKNGWNVCMVAPQIRHQFKKIEGIAQTENIPCGQIPPNAYNPMGGKRMLETMNNTVDQ; from the coding sequence ATGAACGTATTATTTATTTGTTCGGGTGGAATGTCGAGTGCTATCGCTGTGGATGCATTAAAGAAAGAGGCAGAAAAAAATGGGCAGGAGCTCCACGTAAAAGCAATTGGGAGCAGCGAGGTAGAGGATGAAATAAAAAATGGATGGAATGTTTGTATGGTAGCTCCACAAATACGCCATCAATTCAAAAAAATCGAAGGAATTGCGCAAACTGAAAATATTCCGTGTGGACAAATTCCCCCAAATGCCTACAATCCTATGGGAGGTAAACGAATGCTTGAAACCATGAATAATACAGTGGACCAATAA
- a CDS encoding glycoside hydrolase family 10 protein: MKKRLAFLAMALIMIIPYTGTATAKAESDSYQPKREMRAAWIASVENIDMPSGKNKEEFKDWAANTMSQIENQNFNSAVFQVKPAGDALYPSDIEPWSSYITGENQGTDPGYDPLQIMLDAAHQRGIELHAWVNPYRLTMPGEELSDLSETNVAVKHPEWVVNYGDQYYLDPGIPETQEYVIKTIEELVNNYNIDAVHMDDYFYPYRIAGEDFPDSDSFDQFGENYEDKEDWRRNNVNTLVDDINTAIKSIDPSVEYGISPFGVWRNDSVDPSGSDTTAAQTNYDDLYADTRQWIKNGSLDYITPQIYWSRDFQPANYTILQKWWENEVDQYSQVHPTNLYIGLADYKVGTDTIDDTWNNPAELTEQIKDNRNHSGVEGQMHFSWSKILQNKLSYMDLVQDEVYYTKALVPEAPWNGEQKPKKPNRIKVEHNNIYIYDNKEAEKFVVYRFEGNKEGDYSNPENIAGVVYSEGKETLFVDEEAEKDQDYTYGVKSLSSTNIESKDAKKAKTKNHNS; the protein is encoded by the coding sequence TTGAAAAAAAGATTAGCATTTTTAGCAATGGCTTTGATAATGATAATCCCTTATACAGGCACCGCTACCGCTAAAGCAGAGAGTGATTCTTACCAGCCTAAAAGAGAGATGAGAGCAGCCTGGATAGCCAGTGTTGAAAATATTGATATGCCGTCAGGAAAAAATAAAGAAGAATTTAAAGACTGGGCTGCTAACACTATGTCCCAGATTGAAAATCAAAATTTTAATTCTGCTGTGTTTCAGGTTAAACCCGCAGGCGATGCCCTCTACCCTTCTGACATAGAGCCCTGGTCCTCTTATATCACAGGAGAAAATCAAGGGACTGATCCAGGGTATGACCCTTTACAAATAATGCTCGATGCTGCACATCAGCGTGGTATTGAATTACATGCCTGGGTTAATCCATATCGATTGACGATGCCGGGAGAAGAGCTTTCGGATTTGTCTGAAACAAATGTGGCTGTTAAACATCCTGAGTGGGTAGTAAATTACGGAGATCAATATTACTTGGATCCTGGTATTCCAGAAACGCAGGAGTATGTGATAAAAACGATCGAAGAATTAGTGAACAACTACAATATAGATGCAGTGCACATGGACGACTATTTCTACCCTTACAGAATTGCAGGTGAAGATTTTCCGGATAGTGACTCTTTCGATCAGTTCGGAGAAAATTATGAGGATAAAGAAGACTGGAGAAGAAATAATGTAAATACTCTCGTGGACGATATCAATACTGCGATTAAAAGTATAGACCCTTCTGTGGAGTACGGTATATCCCCATTCGGAGTATGGAGAAATGACTCCGTAGATCCAAGTGGCAGTGATACTACAGCCGCTCAAACCAACTATGACGATTTATATGCAGATACTCGTCAGTGGATTAAAAATGGCTCTTTAGACTACATTACTCCGCAAATTTATTGGTCAAGAGATTTCCAGCCAGCAAATTATACAATATTGCAGAAATGGTGGGAAAACGAAGTAGACCAATACTCACAAGTTCACCCTACTAATTTATACATTGGTTTGGCTGATTATAAAGTAGGGACAGATACTATTGACGATACATGGAATAACCCTGCCGAATTGACCGAACAAATTAAAGATAATCGCAACCACTCCGGTGTTGAAGGACAAATGCATTTTTCATGGTCTAAAATCTTACAAAATAAACTTAGCTACATGGACCTCGTTCAGGACGAAGTTTACTATACAAAAGCTTTAGTGCCCGAGGCCCCATGGAACGGAGAACAAAAGCCCAAAAAACCGAATAGAATAAAAGTTGAACATAATAATATTTATATTTATGACAACAAAGAAGCAGAAAAATTCGTAGTCTATCGGTTTGAAGGAAATAAAGAAGGCGATTACTCCAATCCCGAAAATATCGCCGGCGTTGTTTATAGTGAAGGCAAGGAAACCCTTTTTGTAGATGAAGAGGCTGAAAAAGATCAAGACTACACGTATGGAGTCAAATCATTATCTTCTACAAATATTGAAAGCAAAGATGCTAAAAAGGCTAAAACTAAAAATCATAATTCCTAA
- a CDS encoding AAA family ATPase — MKSGDPLKNMAHKKIHIIGSVGSGKTTLARKLSSELNIPHYELDNVMWKRRSSGDIKRTEWEREAHLKSIVQTDYWIIEGVHSEDWISSSFHHADLIIFLDTKYPIRTYRLIKRFLKQKLGLEKSNYKPSWRIFFNMFKWNRDFDNVEKVNFFNDYGMYKDKIKIIKSKYGEYL; from the coding sequence ATGAAATCAGGTGATCCTTTGAAGAATATGGCGCACAAAAAGATACATATTATTGGATCCGTGGGCAGTGGTAAAACTACTTTAGCCCGGAAGCTATCATCAGAGCTGAATATACCGCATTACGAATTGGATAATGTTATGTGGAAAAGGCGTAGCTCTGGGGATATAAAAAGAACTGAATGGGAAAGAGAAGCGCATTTAAAAAGCATAGTACAAACGGATTATTGGATAATTGAAGGAGTACACAGTGAGGATTGGATAAGCAGCAGTTTTCATCATGCAGATCTGATTATTTTTCTGGATACTAAATATCCAATAAGAACCTATCGGCTGATAAAAAGATTTTTAAAACAAAAGCTTGGGTTGGAGAAATCAAACTACAAGCCATCATGGAGAATATTTTTTAACATGTTTAAATGGAACCGTGACTTTGACAATGTAGAGAAAGTTAATTTCTTCAATGATTACGGTATGTATAAAGATAAAATAAAAATTATTAAAAGCAAATATGGAGAATACTTATGA
- the murQ gene encoding N-acetylmuramic acid 6-phosphate etherase produces the protein MKNIDTEKRNPKTTNIDNLPTDKMLELINKEDQTVPLAIADIIPIIAESVDRITSSMNKGGRLLYVGAGTSGRLGVLDAVECPPTFNTEPSNVLGIIAGGEKAIFQAAEGAEDDIEAGRKDIQNLNVNKNDTVVGIAASGRTPYTIGALEAANENSAYTIALVCSYGSPLAETADTALEVNTGPEAITGSTRMKAGTAQKLILNMLSTGTMIRQGKVYGNLMVDLQPSNIKLRERALSIIIEATGCSESEAIDALKNYKEVKPAIVSLLTSLQGNEVANALLRHRGRIQDILNGYPSADTLNKS, from the coding sequence ATGAAAAATATAGATACAGAAAAGCGAAATCCGAAAACTACAAACATTGACAATTTACCAACCGATAAGATGCTGGAGTTGATTAACAAGGAGGATCAAACGGTTCCTTTAGCTATTGCAGACATCATCCCAATTATCGCTGAATCGGTTGATCGAATAACTTCTTCCATGAATAAAGGAGGCCGTTTATTATATGTAGGTGCCGGCACAAGCGGACGATTAGGCGTACTTGACGCTGTCGAATGCCCACCGACATTTAACACAGAACCTTCTAATGTATTAGGTATAATTGCCGGGGGCGAAAAAGCAATTTTCCAGGCGGCAGAAGGTGCAGAAGATGATATAGAAGCAGGCAGAAAAGATATTCAAAATCTTAATGTAAATAAAAACGACACGGTTGTTGGTATCGCCGCAAGCGGCCGGACCCCATATACTATAGGAGCCTTAGAAGCTGCTAATGAAAACAGTGCTTATACCATTGCATTAGTCTGTTCCTACGGATCTCCACTGGCTGAAACCGCCGACACCGCTTTGGAAGTAAACACAGGACCAGAAGCCATCACAGGGTCAACACGCATGAAAGCCGGAACTGCTCAAAAATTAATACTAAACATGCTATCAACAGGCACTATGATTCGCCAGGGAAAAGTTTATGGAAATCTGATGGTGGACCTTCAGCCTTCAAATATTAAACTTCGTGAAAGGGCTCTTAGTATTATTATCGAGGCCACAGGATGCTCGGAATCTGAAGCCATTGATGCACTGAAAAATTATAAAGAAGTTAAACCCGCTATAGTCTCGCTTTTAACTTCACTTCAAGGTAACGAAGTAGCTAATGCCCTTCTTCGTCATCGCGGTCGCATTCAGGATATATTAAATGGATATCCTTCTGCTGATACTTTAAATAAAAGCTGA
- a CDS encoding BadF/BadG/BcrA/BcrD ATPase family protein, with the protein MNKSFYGQYIVVIDAGGTKTVGTLVEMQSKKILFQIQTGPGNIVSNNDYAEQNIEDALIQCAEQIQIKPLRAIIGIAGFNTYKHRWHTPLHWYNYINENIAVTSDIELAYRAEFPEGEGMLVISGTGAIICLEHQNKLKTLGGWGHLLGDEESAYGIGKKAIQQVLESMEYCYRSILKDQWIKDDYPASSNKLKEWFYSQDKEAIAQLSLWVESTAKNGNSEAQSIISDASRKMAGSVYKAITSLGLSSSIPLIVKGGMFENNDRYFSEFQKHISNFQLTNTVSKSNKNIFVEAACFNYYKGVRK; encoded by the coding sequence TTGAATAAATCTTTTTACGGGCAATACATCGTAGTAATAGATGCTGGTGGCACAAAAACTGTAGGGACTCTTGTAGAAATGCAGTCGAAAAAGATTTTATTTCAAATTCAGACCGGGCCGGGCAACATTGTCAGTAATAATGATTACGCTGAACAAAATATTGAAGATGCCTTAATACAATGTGCTGAACAAATACAAATAAAACCACTCCGGGCCATTATAGGAATTGCTGGGTTTAACACATATAAACACCGATGGCATACCCCTTTGCATTGGTACAACTATATAAACGAAAACATTGCAGTTACCAGTGATATTGAATTGGCTTATCGGGCAGAATTCCCTGAAGGAGAAGGTATGCTTGTAATTTCCGGCACTGGGGCTATTATTTGCTTGGAGCATCAAAACAAATTGAAGACTCTTGGAGGTTGGGGGCATCTATTGGGTGATGAAGAAAGTGCATATGGAATTGGCAAAAAGGCTATACAGCAGGTTTTAGAAAGTATGGAATACTGCTACAGATCCATACTTAAAGACCAATGGATAAAAGATGATTATCCCGCCTCAAGCAATAAACTTAAAGAATGGTTTTACTCTCAGGATAAAGAAGCCATTGCCCAACTCTCTCTCTGGGTAGAATCAACAGCTAAAAACGGTAATTCAGAGGCACAGAGCATTATAAGCGATGCCTCACGAAAAATGGCCGGCAGTGTTTATAAAGCTATTACATCTCTCGGCTTGTCTTCCAGTATTCCCTTGATCGTTAAGGGAGGAATGTTTGAAAACAATGACAGATACTTTAGCGAATTCCAAAAGCATATAAGCAATTTTCAATTAACAAATACGGTATCAAAATCGAATAAAAACATATTTGTTGAAGCCGCCTGCTTCAATTATTACAAGGGAGTGAGAAAATGA
- a CDS encoding PTS lactose/cellobiose transporter subunit IIA, with protein sequence MDTTYEQDIFEIISNAGDAKSLAYESLEMVENKDYKEADENLQLADDQLKRAHNTQTKLIQNEINGDKVTMSLLMVHAQDHLMGAESEITLIKHLISLQKQIHGEKTSS encoded by the coding sequence ATGGATACAACATACGAACAGGACATTTTTGAAATCATTTCTAATGCAGGTGATGCTAAAAGCCTGGCTTATGAAAGCCTGGAAATGGTCGAGAATAAAGATTATAAAGAAGCTGATGAAAATCTACAATTGGCGGATGATCAATTGAAACGAGCGCACAATACACAAACAAAATTAATTCAGAATGAAATTAATGGCGATAAAGTCACTATGTCCTTACTGATGGTTCATGCCCAGGATCACCTTATGGGCGCTGAATCAGAAATCACCTTGATTAAGCATTTAATTTCTTTACAAAAGCAAATTCATGGCGAAAAAACCAGTTCTTAA
- a CDS encoding histidine phosphatase family protein: MKNLYIVKHCEALGQESDAPLTDKGLKQANDLAAFFKDLRAEKIISSPYKRAVQTVEPLAKEMGIGIEVEDELKERILSEEAFSDWKDRLKMTFGDFDLKFKGGESSNEAKKRILGIIKKVINNEFENTIIVTYGNLMSLLLQHYNNSFDFEQSINLSNPDVYHIKITDHKVTQERIWNSDCINEIR; the protein is encoded by the coding sequence TTGAAAAATCTTTATATTGTCAAACATTGTGAAGCACTGGGACAGGAATCTGATGCGCCTTTAACTGATAAAGGCTTAAAACAAGCAAATGACCTGGCAGCCTTTTTCAAAGATTTAAGGGCAGAAAAAATTATTTCAAGTCCGTATAAACGTGCTGTACAAACGGTAGAGCCTCTGGCAAAGGAAATGGGAATTGGAATAGAAGTAGAGGACGAATTGAAAGAGCGTATATTAAGTGAAGAAGCTTTTTCTGACTGGAAGGATAGGCTTAAGATGACATTCGGGGATTTTGATTTAAAGTTCAAGGGTGGTGAATCAAGCAACGAAGCGAAAAAGCGCATATTAGGAATAATAAAAAAGGTTATAAACAATGAATTTGAAAATACAATAATAGTGACGTACGGAAACTTAATGTCATTACTATTGCAACACTACAATAATAGCTTTGACTTTGAACAATCAATTAATTTAAGCAATCCGGATGTATATCATATTAAAATCACGGACCATAAAGTTACGCAGGAGCGAATATGGAATTCAGACTGCATAAATGAAATCAGGTGA